Proteins from one Coturnix japonica isolate 7356 chromosome 5, Coturnix japonica 2.1, whole genome shotgun sequence genomic window:
- the TPCN2 gene encoding two pore calcium channel protein 2: MEAGDGAETEPLLPPRSWRAAGGAAGAAEDLHINQAVVFIEDAIQYRSINHRVDSKSLGLYRWYYSRICQWILSLTITVILALAFIETPSSLTVTSDVRYRLPAWDPPCGLTESIELLCFLVFMIDVSVKSYLIGWEEFWKNKWLMAYIMTLIISLTDWVVSLSFLCSEAVRIRRILRPFFLLQNSSMMKKTLKSINSTLPEMASVVLLLAVHLSLFTMFAMLLFARTKDGQQDKEWVGYFRNLPDSLTSLLVLLTTANNPDVMIPAYSKNRAYSIFFILFTVLGNLFLMNLLTAIIYNQFRGYLLKSVQSSLFRRRLGIRAAFEVLSSLKEAPANAEQSYVSAGALLQVLQKVEMDSRCKQAIVTSLKICSCDHLSAAQFQRLFEELDKDAIKQHPPSPEYQSHFMRKMQFAFGHPYFGYLGNIVALANIVSICVVLVLDADKQPSERDDFFLGTINCFFIIYYLMEMLLKIFAMGLKRYLSYPSNRFDGLLTTILLVLEIATFAEYGFPHPGWRPEFVGLLSLWDMVRLANMLIVFRFLRIIPNMKFMSLVVTTLLDLVKNLRAFAGILVVVFYAFAITGIILFKGAVVPMGNVSVVNTTYNNGTLQCGTYEQLEYWPNNFDDFAAALVTLWDVMVVNNWQVFLEAFSRYSSPWAKIYFVAWWLISSVIWVNLFIALLLENFIHKWDRRCHRESLSDIEYQRTVELMFRDVLEEPTEEELMEKLQQHPHLHLCR; encoded by the exons ATGGAGGCGGGGGATGGCGCCGAGACGGAGCCGCTGCTGCCCCCGAGGAGCTggagggcggcggggggcg CCGCCGGAGCTGCCGAGGACCTGCACATCAACCAGGCCGTGGTTTTTATCGAAGACGCGATACAA TATCGGTCTATAAATCACCGTGTGGACTCTAAATCCCTGGGGCTGTATCGCTGGTATTATTCAAGAATTTGCCAGTG GATTTTGAGCTTGACCATTACCGTAATCCTGGCTTTGGCTTTCATTGAAACACCGTCTTCGCTTACTGTCACATCAGACGTGAGATACCGGCTTCCTGCATGGGATCCTCCATGCGGCCTGACTGAAAGCAttgagctgctgtgcttcctggTCTTCATGATCGATGTGTCTGTGAAG AGTTACTTAATTGGATGGGAAGAATTTTGGAAGAATAAATGGCTGATGGCTTATATCATGACGTTAATTATTTCCCTTACGGATTGGGTTGTGTCGCTGAGCTTTCTCTGCTCAGAG gctGTAAGAATAAGGAGAATTCTTCgtcctttcttcctccttcagaaTTCTTCGATGATGAAGAAAACGTTAAAAAGCATCAACAGCACATTGCCTGAAATGGCAAG TGTTGTTCTACTACTCGCTGTTCATCTGTCTCTCTTTACCATGTTTGccatgctgctgtttgctcGAACAAAG GATGGTCAACAGGATAAGGAATGGGTGGGTTACTTTCGGAATTTGCCAGATTCCCTGACATCACTGCTGGTCCTGCTGACTACAGCAAATAACCCTGATG TAATGATTCCTGCTTATTCTAAGAACCGAGCATACTCCATCTTCTTCATACTCTTCACTGTATTAG gcAACTTATTTCTGATGAACCTACTCACAGCAATAATCTACAACCAGTTTCGTGGGTACCTTCTG AAATCAGTTCAGTCCTCCCTCTTCAGAAGAAGGCTGGGAATCCGGGCTGCGTTTGAAGTGCTTTCTTCCCTAAAAGAGGCTCCTGCTAATGCAGAACA GTCATATGTCAGTGCTGGAGCCTTGCTTCAAGTGCTGCAGAAAGTTGAAATGGATTCTCGCTGCAAACAAGCAATTGTGACG TCACTCAAAATATGCTCCTGTGACCACCTGTCAGCTGCCCAGTTCCAGAGGCTCTTTGAAGAGCTAGACAAGGATGCCATTAAGCAA CACCCTCCCAGTCCAGAGTACCAATCCCATTTTATGCGGAAAATGCAGTTTGCCTTTGGCCATCCCTACTTTGGCTACTTGGGAAATATTGTTGCCCTTGCAAACATTGTTTCTATCTGT GTGGTCTTGGTGCTGGATGCAGATAAGCAGCCTTCTGAAAGAGATGACTTCTTCTTAGGG ACTATCAACTGCTTCTTCATCATATACTATCTGATGGAAATGTTGTTGAAAATCTTTGCAATGGGCTTGAAAAGATACTTGTCGTACCCAAGCAACAGGTTTGATGGACTTCTAACTACAATTTTGCTG GTTTTGGAGATTGCAACTTTTGCTGAATATGGATTTCCTCATCCTGGTTG GAGACCAGAGTTTGTGGGCCTGCTATCCCTGTGGGATATGGTGCGACTGGCGAACATGTTAATTGTGTTCAGGTTCCTGCGGATCATTCCTAATATGAAG ttcatGTCTTTGGTTGTTACTACGTTGTTGGACCTGGTAAAAAACTTGAGAGCCTTTGCAGGAATCCTGGTG GTGGTTTTCTATGCATTTGCTATAACTGGCATAATACTGTTTAAAGGTGCTGTGGTTCCTATGGGAAATGTCAG TGTTGTTAATACAACTTATAACAATGGCACTTTGCAGTGTGGGACCTATGAGCAACTGGAGTATTGGCCAAACAACTTTGATGACTTTGCT GCAGCATTAGTGACTCTATGGGATGTGATGGTAGTGAACAACTGGCAAGTCTTTTTGGAAGCATTTTCAAGATACTCAAGTCC GTGGGCAAAGATCTATTTTGTAGCCTGGTGGTTGATCTCCTCTGTCATATGGGTTAATCTCTTCATAGCTTTACTTCTAGAG AACTTTATTCACAAGTGGGACCGTCGCTGTCATCGGGAGTCTCTCTCAGATATTGAATATCAGAGGACAGTTGAATTAATGTTCAG AGATGTTTTGGAGGAACCGACAGAGGAAGAGCTGatggaaaagctgcagcagcatccacaCCTGCACTTGTGTAGGTGA